From Rhodococcus antarcticus, the proteins below share one genomic window:
- a CDS encoding PaaX family transcriptional regulator → MAQPADVSPVPSSRRRELGSDSARSLLLTVLGEFVHPRGEPVWTSTLLHALGRLGVEEKSARQAVARAAAEGLLRSERVGRRVRWALTGPGSALLADGTERIYSFQREVAPWDGRWLVLSVAIPESQRQLRHRLRTRLTWLGMGSPAPGLWVVPDAGRAGAAADAVAEAGLGDRAFAWVGTDAPALGDRAALLRAAWDLDAVETRYTTFLAAFTDRRAGTDDEAFVAQVQLVQAWRRFPFLDPGLPAELLDHTWPGLDAAAAFHRLHAEWSAPAQRCWQGLG, encoded by the coding sequence GTGGCCCAGCCGGCCGACGTGTCCCCCGTGCCGAGCTCGCGCCGCCGCGAGCTCGGCTCCGACAGCGCCCGCTCGCTGCTGCTGACGGTGCTGGGCGAGTTCGTCCACCCCCGCGGCGAGCCGGTGTGGACCTCGACCCTGCTGCACGCGCTCGGACGGCTGGGCGTGGAGGAGAAGAGCGCACGGCAGGCGGTGGCCCGGGCCGCCGCCGAGGGGCTGCTGCGCTCCGAGCGGGTGGGTCGGCGGGTGCGCTGGGCCCTCACCGGGCCGGGGTCGGCCCTGCTCGCCGACGGCACGGAGCGGATCTACTCCTTCCAGCGCGAGGTCGCCCCGTGGGACGGGCGCTGGCTCGTGCTGTCGGTGGCCATCCCCGAGTCCCAGCGCCAGCTGCGCCACCGGCTGCGCACCCGGCTCACCTGGCTGGGCATGGGCTCCCCCGCACCCGGACTCTGGGTGGTGCCGGACGCCGGCCGGGCGGGAGCAGCCGCCGACGCGGTGGCCGAGGCCGGGCTGGGCGACCGCGCCTTCGCGTGGGTCGGCACCGACGCCCCCGCGCTCGGCGACCGGGCCGCCCTGCTGCGCGCCGCCTGGGACCTCGACGCGGTGGAGACGCGCTACACCACGTTCCTGGCCGCGTTCACCGACCGCCGGGCGGGCACCGACGACGAGGCGTTCGTCGCCCAGGTCCAGCTCGTGCAGGCCTGGCGCCGATTCCCGTTCCTGGACCCCGGCCTGCCCGCCGAGCTCCTCGACCACACCTGGCCCGGGCTGGACGCCGCCGCCGCGTTCCACCGCCTGCACGCCGAGTGGTCCGCGCCCGCCCAGCGCTGCTGGCAGGGCCTGGGCTGA
- the boxC gene encoding 2,3-epoxybenzoyl-CoA dihydrolase has product MTALTEARPAPDVPVGVTVDFDTDPSRYRHWRLAVDGEVATVSLVVDPDGGLVPGYLLKSNSYDLGVDIELYDVVQRLRFEHPGVKAVVLTSGVDRMFCAGANITMLAGSSHAWKVNFCKFTNETRNGIEDATEHSGQTWIAALNGTAAGGGYEMALACEEIVLIDDGSSTVSLPEVPLLGVLPGTGGLTRVVDKRFVRKDRADVFATKSEGIRGATAVAWRLVDESVPRARFAETVAARAHAAAARSARPSNATGVTLTPLERTETDTAISYPHVRAELDAAARRVEITVHGPDAAPPADAAGVLAQGVDYWPLALARELDDLVLRLRTNHQDLGTWVFRTRGEVGPVLAHDAQLAELAQDWFVNEVRQYLKRTLKRLDVTSRSLVAVLDPGSCYAGVLAELALACDRQYVLDGVFEDPDEPGYTEGASAATVVLTAGNDGDYPMGNGLSRLRSRFWGVDAELEAVRNRFGEPLDAAALDSLGLVTLALDDIDFADELRIVLEERASLSPDALTGMEANHRFVGPETVETKVFGRLTAWQNWIFLRPNASGEEGALRRFGTGQRADFDVKRV; this is encoded by the coding sequence ATGACAGCGCTGACCGAGGCCCGCCCAGCCCCGGACGTCCCGGTGGGCGTCACCGTCGACTTCGACACCGACCCCAGCCGCTACCGGCACTGGCGGCTGGCCGTGGACGGTGAGGTGGCCACCGTCTCGCTGGTGGTCGACCCGGACGGGGGCCTGGTCCCGGGCTACCTGCTCAAGTCGAACTCCTACGACCTGGGCGTGGACATCGAGCTGTACGACGTGGTGCAGCGGCTGCGGTTCGAGCACCCTGGGGTCAAGGCGGTCGTGCTGACCAGCGGTGTCGACCGGATGTTCTGCGCGGGCGCGAACATCACCATGCTCGCCGGGTCCAGCCACGCCTGGAAGGTGAACTTCTGCAAGTTCACCAACGAGACCCGCAACGGCATCGAGGACGCCACCGAGCACAGCGGGCAGACCTGGATCGCCGCGCTCAACGGCACCGCGGCCGGCGGTGGCTACGAGATGGCCCTGGCGTGCGAGGAGATCGTGCTCATCGACGACGGCTCCTCCACCGTCTCCCTGCCGGAGGTCCCGCTGCTGGGCGTGCTCCCAGGTACCGGTGGGCTCACCCGCGTGGTGGACAAGCGCTTCGTCCGCAAGGACCGGGCCGACGTGTTCGCCACCAAGAGCGAGGGCATCCGCGGGGCGACGGCCGTGGCCTGGCGCCTGGTCGACGAGAGCGTCCCGCGGGCCCGGTTCGCCGAGACCGTGGCCGCCCGCGCGCACGCCGCGGCCGCCCGGTCGGCGCGCCCGTCCAACGCCACCGGCGTCACCCTCACCCCGCTGGAGCGCACCGAGACCGACACCGCGATCAGCTACCCGCACGTGCGCGCCGAGCTCGACGCCGCCGCCCGGCGGGTGGAGATCACCGTGCACGGTCCGGACGCCGCACCTCCCGCGGACGCCGCCGGGGTGCTGGCCCAGGGGGTGGACTACTGGCCGCTGGCGCTGGCCCGCGAGCTCGACGACCTGGTGCTGCGGCTGCGCACCAACCACCAGGACCTGGGCACCTGGGTGTTCCGGACCCGGGGCGAGGTGGGGCCCGTGCTCGCCCACGACGCGCAGCTGGCCGAGCTGGCGCAGGACTGGTTCGTCAACGAGGTGCGGCAGTACCTCAAGCGCACCCTCAAGCGGCTCGACGTGACCAGCCGCAGCCTGGTGGCGGTGCTCGACCCGGGCAGCTGCTACGCCGGGGTGCTCGCCGAGCTGGCCCTGGCCTGCGACCGGCAGTACGTGCTGGACGGGGTGTTCGAGGACCCGGACGAGCCCGGCTACACCGAGGGGGCCTCGGCCGCCACGGTCGTGCTGACCGCCGGCAACGACGGGGACTACCCGATGGGCAACGGGCTGAGCCGGCTCCGCTCGAGGTTCTGGGGTGTGGACGCCGAGCTCGAGGCCGTGCGGAACCGGTTCGGCGAGCCCCTGGACGCAGCCGCCCTGGACTCCCTGGGCCTGGTCACCCTGGCCCTGGACGACATCGACTTCGCCGACGAGCTGCGCATCGTGCTCGAGGAGCGGGCCTCGCTGAGCCCCGACGCGCTCACCGGCATGGAGGCCAACCACCGCTTCGTCGGTCCGGAGACCGTGGAGACCAAGGTGTTCGGCCGACTGACGGCGTGGCAGAACTGGATCTTCTTGCGGCCCAACGCCTCCGGGGAGGAGGGGGCGCTGCGTCGGTTCGGCACCGGGCAGCGTGCGGACTTCGACGTGAAGCGGGTCTGA
- a CDS encoding benzoate-CoA ligase family protein yields MAPVPAPFNAGQYLLDRRTSLGDAGRVALHGPAGPVTYGELLSLVERTTAGLRSLGLHTDDRVVLVMSDGVEMVAAVLGAFRAGLVAVPVSTMLGGAELASVVVDCGARVVVATEEFVGAVTVAVAAADELEHLVLVGGQVAAPEQVRTWSWSGLLENGSGADDTVAATTDDSWALWLYTSGTTGTPKGAMHRHANIRHVCETYGAHTLGITADDVCFSVAKLFFAYGIGNTLFFPLAVGASAVLEPRRPSPAVVLERMAADRPTLFFGPPTFYAALVAAELPSDTFASVRLATSAGESLPVVLQRRVTDAYGFPVLDGIGATEALHVFLSNHPDDIRPGTTGKAVPGYEVELRDGDGHPVPPGEPGDLYVRGESLAVGYWRRTEATRAVFQGEWMRTGDTYSQDADGYYVCLGRSNDLLKAGGIWVSPAEVEGRLLEHDGVSEAAVVGVADAAGLDKPVACVVRSAAGATVTAEELVAWCRDGLASFKRPRAVVFVDELPKTATGKVQRFKVREGFAGVPLEQVSEPEEPSGVPASAQLSS; encoded by the coding sequence GTGGCCCCGGTACCGGCCCCGTTCAACGCCGGGCAGTACCTGCTCGACCGCCGCACCTCCCTCGGCGACGCCGGCCGGGTGGCCCTGCACGGCCCCGCCGGCCCGGTCACCTACGGCGAGCTGCTGAGCCTGGTCGAGCGCACCACCGCGGGGCTGCGCAGCCTCGGCCTGCACACCGACGACCGGGTGGTCCTGGTCATGAGCGACGGCGTGGAGATGGTGGCCGCCGTCCTCGGGGCGTTCCGGGCCGGGCTCGTGGCGGTCCCGGTCTCGACCATGCTCGGGGGCGCGGAGCTGGCGTCGGTCGTCGTGGACTGCGGGGCGAGGGTGGTGGTCGCCACCGAGGAGTTCGTCGGTGCCGTGACCGTGGCGGTCGCGGCGGCCGACGAGCTGGAGCACCTCGTCCTCGTGGGTGGACAGGTGGCGGCCCCCGAGCAGGTGCGTACGTGGAGCTGGTCGGGGCTGCTGGAGAACGGCAGCGGAGCCGACGACACCGTGGCCGCGACCACCGACGACTCCTGGGCGCTGTGGCTCTACACCTCCGGCACCACCGGGACGCCCAAGGGTGCGATGCACCGGCACGCCAACATCCGGCACGTCTGCGAGACCTACGGCGCGCACACCCTGGGCATCACCGCCGACGACGTGTGCTTCTCCGTCGCCAAGCTGTTCTTCGCCTACGGGATCGGCAACACCCTGTTCTTCCCCCTGGCCGTGGGCGCCTCGGCCGTGCTCGAGCCGCGGCGCCCGAGCCCCGCGGTGGTGCTGGAGCGGATGGCCGCCGACCGACCGACGCTGTTCTTCGGACCACCCACGTTCTACGCCGCCCTCGTCGCCGCCGAGCTGCCGTCGGACACCTTCGCCTCCGTCCGGCTCGCCACCAGCGCGGGGGAGTCCCTGCCGGTCGTGCTGCAGCGGCGGGTCACCGACGCCTACGGGTTCCCCGTCCTCGACGGCATCGGGGCCACCGAGGCCCTGCACGTGTTCCTCTCCAACCACCCCGACGACATCCGTCCCGGCACCACCGGCAAGGCCGTGCCCGGCTACGAGGTGGAGCTGCGCGACGGTGACGGCCACCCCGTCCCGCCGGGTGAGCCCGGTGACCTCTACGTCCGCGGGGAGTCCCTCGCGGTGGGCTACTGGCGGCGCACCGAGGCCACCCGCGCGGTGTTCCAGGGTGAGTGGATGCGCACCGGGGACACCTACAGCCAGGACGCCGACGGTTACTACGTCTGCCTGGGCCGCTCCAACGACCTGCTCAAGGCGGGCGGCATCTGGGTCTCCCCGGCCGAGGTGGAGGGCCGCCTGCTCGAGCACGACGGCGTCTCCGAGGCCGCCGTCGTGGGGGTGGCCGACGCGGCCGGGCTGGACAAGCCGGTGGCCTGCGTCGTCCGCTCGGCCGCCGGGGCCACGGTCACCGCGGAGGAGCTGGTGGCCTGGTGCCGCGACGGCCTGGCCTCGTTCAAGCGGCCGCGCGCCGTGGTCTTCGTCGACGAGCTGCCCAAGACGGCCACCGGCAAGGTCCAGCGCTTCAAGGTCCGGGAAGGCTTCGCCGGGGTGCCGCTGGAGCAGGTCTCCGAGCCTGAGGAGCCCTCGGGCGTGCCCGCCTCCGCCCAGCTCAGCAGCTAG
- the fdxA gene encoding ferredoxin gives MPYVIAEACVDVMDRSCVDECPVDCIYEGATKLYVNPRECIDCGACEPVCPVEAITADRHVPDGEQAHIADNTAFFTLPLPGRDGPLGAPGGARKTGVIGVDGPLVRERS, from the coding sequence GTGCCCTACGTGATCGCCGAGGCCTGCGTCGACGTGATGGACCGCAGCTGCGTGGACGAGTGTCCCGTCGACTGCATCTACGAGGGCGCCACCAAGCTCTACGTGAACCCCCGGGAGTGCATCGACTGCGGGGCGTGCGAACCGGTCTGCCCCGTGGAGGCCATCACCGCCGACCGGCACGTGCCCGACGGGGAGCAGGCCCACATCGCCGACAACACCGCCTTCTTCACCCTTCCCCTGCCCGGCCGCGACGGACCGCTCGGCGCCCCCGGTGGCGCTCGGAAGACCGGGGTGATCGGGGTCGACGGCCCCCTGGTCCGGGAGCGCTCGTGA
- a CDS encoding DUF6158 family protein, with protein MSTRPAPPTTDLTDADLEAQGAQAHATRNWVFLHGTAEQLAHHTERMLALEQEYLRRHPRRTWQGVEQGPGTTPAADPVRAVLQAVAAAGGRLHKLEVHQAARAAGLPRAALAELYGQGLLTTDGPDRVLTDAGRARCDSAPTAAPEPGELRWVAEADPTWAGDVVRVVGGAAPGVFDIHHAPGTALPGDWWSAQDTDGTVLGFGWMDVGWGEAEVLLAVAPGSRSAGVGTFVLARLEVEAARRGLNYVYNTVRPTHPDHDAVHDWLLARGYAGSSSDAALRKRVGVAPERPTAAPGASSSSSTAAGPAGGSDRGPGHEDQGGYVDVEDHAY; from the coding sequence GTGAGCACCCGCCCCGCCCCGCCCACCACCGACCTGACCGACGCCGATCTCGAGGCGCAGGGCGCCCAGGCCCACGCCACCCGGAACTGGGTGTTCCTGCACGGCACGGCGGAGCAGCTGGCCCACCACACCGAGCGGATGCTGGCCCTGGAGCAGGAGTACCTGCGACGGCACCCGCGGCGCACCTGGCAGGGCGTGGAGCAGGGTCCCGGGACCACCCCCGCGGCGGACCCGGTGCGTGCCGTGCTCCAGGCGGTGGCCGCCGCCGGCGGGCGGCTGCACAAGCTCGAGGTGCACCAGGCGGCGCGCGCCGCCGGTCTGCCGCGGGCAGCGCTCGCCGAGCTCTACGGGCAGGGCCTGTTGACCACCGACGGTCCGGACCGGGTGCTCACCGACGCCGGCCGGGCCCGGTGCGACAGCGCACCCACGGCGGCGCCGGAGCCGGGCGAGCTGCGCTGGGTCGCCGAGGCCGACCCCACCTGGGCCGGGGACGTGGTGCGTGTCGTCGGCGGGGCGGCCCCCGGGGTGTTCGACATCCACCACGCGCCGGGCACCGCGCTGCCCGGTGACTGGTGGTCGGCGCAGGACACCGACGGCACCGTGCTCGGGTTCGGCTGGATGGACGTCGGATGGGGCGAGGCGGAGGTGCTGCTGGCCGTCGCACCCGGGTCCCGCTCCGCCGGGGTGGGCACCTTCGTGCTCGCCCGGCTGGAGGTCGAGGCCGCGCGGCGCGGGCTGAACTACGTCTACAACACGGTCCGGCCCACCCACCCCGACCACGACGCGGTGCACGACTGGCTGCTCGCGCGCGGGTACGCCGGCTCGAGCTCGGACGCCGCGCTGCGCAAGCGGGTCGGTGTCGCCCCCGAGCGGCCCACGGCGGCGCCCGGCGCGAGCTCCTCCTCCTCCACCGCCGCCGGGCCGGCTGGGGGCTCCGACCGGGGGCCCGGCCACGAGGACCAGGGCGGCTACGTCGACGTCGAGGACCACGCCTACTGA
- a CDS encoding LutC/YkgG family protein has product MNAREEVLARVRAALDGSTPPPPVPRDYATTGTHPDVVGLFAERVDDYRAQVHRVAARDVPATIAGLVGDGRVVVPAGLAPPWVPRGIVDTGFTALELDEFDAVVTGCRVGIAVTGTIVLDGAADQGRRALTLVPDHHVCVVRADQVVETVPQALHRLDPTRVLTFISGPSATSDIELQRVEGVHGPRRLDVLIVG; this is encoded by the coding sequence GTGAACGCCCGCGAGGAGGTGCTGGCCCGGGTGCGGGCCGCCCTCGACGGGTCGACCCCGCCGCCGCCGGTCCCCCGGGACTACGCCACCACCGGCACCCACCCCGACGTGGTGGGGCTGTTCGCCGAGCGGGTCGACGACTACCGGGCCCAGGTGCACCGGGTGGCCGCCCGGGACGTCCCGGCCACGATCGCCGGGCTCGTGGGCGACGGACGGGTCGTGGTGCCGGCCGGCCTCGCCCCGCCCTGGGTGCCGCGCGGGATCGTCGACACCGGGTTCACCGCGCTCGAGCTCGACGAGTTCGACGCGGTGGTCACCGGCTGCCGGGTGGGCATCGCCGTCACCGGCACCATCGTGCTCGACGGGGCGGCGGACCAGGGGCGGCGGGCCCTCACCCTGGTCCCGGACCACCACGTGTGCGTGGTGCGGGCCGACCAGGTGGTGGAGACCGTTCCGCAGGCGCTGCACCGTCTCGACCCCACCCGGGTGCTGACGTTCATCAGCGGGCCCAGCGCCACCAGCGACATCGAGCTGCAGCGCGTCGAGGGCGTGCACGGGCCCCGCCGGCTGGACGTGCTGATCGTCGGCTGA
- a CDS encoding LutB/LldF family L-lactate oxidation iron-sulfur protein, which yields MPVHAPAGVGHLRGTQSFPDAARGALADTQLRRNLGGATATIRAKRQAVVDEVDDWEQLREAGSALKADVMARLPELLVQLEENVTARGGVVHWARDAAEANRLVVDLVRATGVDEVVKVKSMATQEIGLNEALEAAGIAAWETDLAELIVQLGHDTPSHILVPAIHRNRAEIREIFLREMPDVDPDLTDEPRVLAMAARAHLRRVFLRAKVGISGANFAVADTGTLSVVESEGNGRMCLTLPETLITVMGIEKLVPTWQDLEVFLQLLPRSSTGERMNPYTSTWTGVTPGDGPQTVHLVLIDNGRTAVLADEVGRSALHCIRCSACLNVCPVYERAGGHAYGSVYPGPIGAVLTPLMTGTTGHDDPNASLPYASSLCGACFDACPVRINIPELLVHLRAKGVDAERGGIPSGQDLAMKAAGWAMGSPGKFALAERAAGLSRVLGRGSSLPWPASMWTGARDLPAPPTETFRQWWARERG from the coding sequence ATGCCCGTGCACGCCCCCGCCGGGGTGGGCCACCTCCGCGGCACGCAGTCCTTCCCCGACGCCGCCCGCGGGGCGCTGGCCGACACCCAGCTGCGCCGCAACCTCGGCGGGGCCACCGCCACCATCCGGGCCAAGCGGCAGGCCGTGGTCGACGAGGTGGACGACTGGGAGCAGCTGCGCGAGGCGGGCAGCGCGCTCAAGGCCGACGTGATGGCCCGGCTGCCCGAGCTGCTGGTGCAGCTGGAGGAGAACGTCACCGCCCGGGGCGGGGTGGTCCACTGGGCCCGCGACGCCGCCGAGGCCAACCGGCTCGTCGTCGACCTGGTGCGGGCCACCGGGGTGGACGAGGTGGTCAAGGTCAAGTCGATGGCCACCCAGGAGATCGGCCTCAACGAGGCGCTGGAGGCCGCGGGGATCGCCGCCTGGGAGACCGACCTGGCCGAGCTCATCGTCCAGCTCGGCCACGACACCCCCAGCCACATCCTCGTCCCGGCCATCCACCGCAACCGCGCCGAGATCCGGGAGATCTTCCTGCGCGAGATGCCGGACGTGGACCCGGACCTGACCGACGAGCCCCGGGTGCTGGCGATGGCCGCCCGCGCACACCTGCGCCGGGTGTTCCTGCGCGCGAAGGTCGGCATCAGCGGCGCCAACTTCGCGGTGGCGGACACGGGCACCCTGAGCGTGGTCGAGTCCGAGGGCAACGGCCGCATGTGCCTGACGCTGCCCGAGACCCTGATCACCGTCATGGGCATCGAGAAGCTGGTGCCGACGTGGCAGGACCTCGAGGTGTTCCTGCAGCTGCTGCCGCGCTCCTCCACCGGCGAGCGGATGAACCCCTACACGTCCACGTGGACGGGCGTGACCCCCGGCGACGGGCCGCAGACCGTGCACCTGGTGCTCATCGACAACGGGCGCACCGCCGTGCTGGCCGACGAGGTGGGCCGCTCCGCGCTGCACTGCATCCGCTGCTCGGCCTGCCTCAACGTGTGCCCGGTCTACGAGCGGGCGGGCGGGCACGCCTACGGCTCGGTCTACCCGGGACCGATCGGGGCCGTGCTCACCCCGTTGATGACCGGCACCACCGGGCACGACGACCCCAACGCGTCCCTGCCCTACGCCTCGAGCCTGTGCGGCGCGTGCTTCGACGCCTGCCCGGTGCGGATCAACATCCCCGAGCTGCTGGTGCACCTGCGGGCCAAGGGAGTGGACGCCGAGCGGGGCGGGATCCCCAGCGGCCAGGACCTGGCCATGAAGGCCGCGGGCTGGGCGATGGGCTCACCGGGCAAGTTCGCCCTGGCGGAGCGGGCGGCCGGTCTCAGCCGCGTGCTCGGCCGGGGCAGCTCGTTGCCGTGGCCCGCCTCGATGTGGACCGGGGCCCGCGACCTGCCCGCGCCGCCGACGGAGACGTTCCGCCAGTGGTGGGCCCGGGAGCGCGGGTGA
- a CDS encoding (Fe-S)-binding protein, translated as MRIALFATCLADAMFPEAAKATVLVLERLGHEVVFPAGQTCCGQMHVNTGYLDEALPLVRRHVEVFEDYEIAVAPSGSCVGSVRHQHAMVARRAGDARLAERAEAVASRTYELSELLVDVLGVTDVGAHYPHRVTYHPTCHSLRMLRVGDKPLQLLRAVRGIDLVELPQADVCCGFGGTFAVKNADTSTAMLADKMANILTTKAEVCTAGDSSCLMHIGGGLSRLRTGVRTVHLAEILASTESSQVGTRVGTASTESGPDGTRVGTASVASDASGTAATTVAVSS; from the coding sequence GTGCGGATCGCCCTGTTCGCCACCTGCCTGGCCGACGCCATGTTCCCCGAGGCCGCCAAGGCCACCGTCCTGGTGCTCGAGCGCCTGGGTCACGAGGTGGTCTTCCCCGCCGGGCAGACCTGTTGCGGGCAGATGCACGTCAACACCGGCTACCTCGACGAGGCGCTGCCGCTGGTCCGCCGGCACGTCGAGGTGTTCGAGGACTACGAGATCGCCGTGGCGCCCTCGGGCTCCTGCGTGGGCAGCGTCCGCCACCAGCACGCCATGGTCGCGCGTCGGGCCGGCGACGCTCGTCTGGCGGAGCGGGCCGAGGCCGTGGCGTCGCGCACCTACGAGCTCTCCGAGCTGCTCGTGGACGTCCTCGGGGTCACCGACGTCGGCGCGCACTACCCGCACCGGGTCACCTACCACCCCACCTGCCACAGCCTGCGGATGCTGCGGGTGGGCGACAAGCCGCTGCAGCTGCTGCGGGCCGTGCGCGGGATCGACCTGGTGGAGCTGCCGCAGGCCGACGTGTGCTGCGGGTTCGGCGGCACGTTCGCGGTGAAGAACGCCGACACGTCCACCGCGATGCTCGCCGACAAGATGGCCAACATCCTGACGACGAAGGCGGAGGTGTGCACGGCCGGGGACTCCTCGTGCCTGATGCACATCGGGGGCGGGCTCAGCCGGCTGCGGACCGGGGTGCGCACGGTGCACCTCGCGGAGATCCTCGCGTCGACGGAGTCGAGCCAGGTCGGCACGCGCGTCGGCACAGCGTCGACGGAGAGCGGGCCCGACGGCACGCGGGTCGGCACAGCGTCCGTGGCCTCCGACGCCTCGGGCACCGCCGCGACCACCGTGGCGGTGAGCTCGTGA
- a CDS encoding class I SAM-dependent methyltransferase has product MDPAFPPGFFDRADPAPDDEFYLPLRLVTHIDAAATAAVTALYAELGIGAGSRVLDLMSSWVSHLPQAPAELVALGMNGAELDANPVATERVVHDLNVDPVLPFADARFDAVTCSVSVDYLVRPVQVLAEAARVLVPGGPVALTFSNRCFPTKAVRGWLATDDAGRCAVVASYLRAAGGFTEPEVSLRTPPGRGDPLFAVVARKA; this is encoded by the coding sequence GTGGACCCCGCCTTCCCGCCCGGCTTCTTCGACCGCGCCGACCCCGCTCCGGACGACGAGTTCTACCTCCCGCTGCGCCTGGTGACCCACATCGACGCCGCCGCCACCGCCGCCGTGACCGCCCTCTACGCCGAGCTGGGCATCGGGGCGGGCTCGCGCGTGCTCGACCTGATGTCGTCCTGGGTCTCGCACCTGCCGCAGGCGCCGGCCGAGCTCGTCGCCCTGGGCATGAACGGGGCCGAGCTCGACGCCAACCCGGTGGCCACGGAGCGCGTGGTGCACGACCTCAACGTGGATCCCGTCCTGCCCTTCGCCGACGCCCGCTTCGACGCCGTGACGTGCTCCGTGTCAGTGGACTACCTGGTGCGTCCGGTGCAGGTGCTCGCCGAGGCCGCGCGGGTGCTGGTGCCCGGTGGACCGGTGGCGCTGACGTTCAGCAACCGCTGCTTCCCCACGAAGGCGGTGCGCGGCTGGCTGGCCACCGACGACGCCGGGCGCTGCGCCGTCGTGGCCTCGTACCTGCGCGCGGCCGGCGGCTTCACCGAGCCCGAGGTGTCGCTGCGGACCCCGCCCGGTCGGGGTGACCCGCTGTTCGCGGTGGTGGCACGGAAGGCGTGA
- a CDS encoding GtrA family protein, whose amino-acid sequence MTTHPAPLDTTALVRSGAELAEGAHAHWCRGRDLLLGDSSTSQFIRYAFVGGVTSALYALVFVLLDAVGDVGANAAGMILSTVVANEMHRRLTFHAAGRKAWLPAQTESGGLAAVALVATTLALAAANSVVPGAPWSFEVGLVLVVTGLIGIVKFFALRGLVFGSAR is encoded by the coding sequence GTGACCACGCACCCCGCCCCGCTCGACACCACCGCCCTCGTGCGGTCCGGTGCCGAGCTCGCCGAGGGTGCGCACGCCCACTGGTGCCGGGGGCGCGACCTGCTCCTCGGTGACTCCTCCACGAGCCAGTTCATCCGCTACGCCTTCGTCGGGGGCGTCACCTCCGCGCTCTACGCCCTGGTCTTCGTGCTGCTCGACGCCGTGGGGGACGTGGGGGCGAACGCCGCGGGCATGATCCTCAGCACCGTCGTGGCCAACGAGATGCACCGCCGGCTCACCTTCCACGCAGCCGGCCGCAAGGCGTGGCTGCCCGCGCAGACGGAGAGCGGCGGTCTCGCCGCGGTGGCGCTCGTCGCGACCACCCTGGCTCTCGCGGCCGCCAACTCGGTGGTGCCGGGCGCTCCGTGGTCGTTCGAGGTGGGCCTGGTCCTGGTCGTCACCGGGCTCATCGGGATCGTCAAGTTCTTCGCCCTGCGCGGTCTGGTCTTCGGCTCCGCCCGCTGA
- a CDS encoding acetamidase/formamidase family protein, whose protein sequence is MDVTEFTPTREQYAWTFGGVEPVRTVRPGSVLRLWSDDAFGGTLSSPDHVSSERVDLAHVNPQTGPFFVEGAEPGDTLALHVVDLQPARDWGASAVMPFFGGLTSTDRTAFLQDPLADTTWIYALDRAARTVTFDARFSDLQVALPLEPMLGTVGVAPPSGEVRTALVPDSFGGNMDTPEMKAGATLYLRVNVPGALFSIGDGHYRQGEGEACGTAVEGAMDSTLIVDLVKAGDAPAPAWPRLEDDEHWSVIGSSRPLEDAWRIAQRELVVWFTELYGLHRLDAYQLLSQITRAPIANVVDANFSAVVQAPKGLLPAAQAYGGLHRHLRSLAATL, encoded by the coding sequence ATGGACGTCACCGAGTTCACCCCCACCCGCGAGCAGTACGCCTGGACGTTCGGCGGAGTGGAGCCCGTGCGCACGGTGCGGCCGGGCAGCGTGCTGCGGCTGTGGAGCGACGACGCCTTCGGCGGGACGCTCAGCTCACCCGACCACGTCTCCTCCGAGCGGGTCGACCTCGCCCACGTGAACCCGCAGACGGGGCCGTTCTTCGTCGAGGGCGCCGAGCCCGGGGACACCCTCGCCCTCCACGTGGTGGACCTGCAGCCGGCCCGGGACTGGGGCGCCTCGGCGGTCATGCCGTTCTTCGGCGGGCTGACCAGCACCGACCGCACCGCGTTCCTGCAGGACCCGCTGGCCGACACCACGTGGATCTACGCCCTGGACCGGGCCGCGCGCACCGTCACCTTCGACGCCCGGTTCAGCGACCTGCAGGTGGCGCTGCCGCTGGAGCCCATGCTGGGCACGGTGGGGGTGGCCCCGCCGTCGGGCGAGGTGCGCACGGCGCTGGTGCCGGACAGCTTCGGCGGCAACATGGACACCCCGGAGATGAAGGCCGGCGCTACGCTCTACCTGCGGGTGAACGTCCCCGGGGCGTTGTTCAGCATCGGCGACGGGCACTACCGGCAGGGTGAGGGCGAGGCCTGCGGGACCGCCGTCGAGGGCGCGATGGACTCGACGCTGATCGTGGACCTGGTCAAGGCCGGCGACGCCCCGGCCCCGGCGTGGCCGCGACTGGAGGACGACGAGCACTGGAGCGTCATCGGCAGCTCGCGCCCGCTCGAGGACGCGTGGCGGATCGCCCAGCGCGAGCTCGTGGTCTGGTTCACCGAGCTGTACGGGCTGCACCGCCTGGACGCCTACCAGCTGCTCAGCCAGATCACCAGGGCGCCGATCGCCAACGTGGTGGACGCCAACTTCTCCGCCGTGGTGCAGGCGCCCAAGGGTCTGCTGCCGGCCGCGCAGGCCTACGGCGGGCTGCACCGCCACCTGCGCTCGCTCGCCGCCACCCTCTAG